Part of the Salinigranum rubrum genome is shown below.
TCCGTCCCGCCGTCGGGCAGGTCGACCTCGTACTTCTCCTCGCCGCCGCTGGCCTCGCGCCACACGTCGTCGTTGTCGTCGAGCAGGCTCATCACCGAACTCAGTCGCGCGTCGCCTTCCGAGTCGTCCCCCGACGGAGTCGCTGTCGCGTCCGCCGTCTCGTCGTCGGCGTCTCCGTCGTCCGTCGCCTCCACGCTCGTCGGCGGCCCGCCGTTTCTGACCTGGAACTCGGCGTCGGCGTTCTGGTCGCTCCCGTCGTCGTCCGACGACGCAGTTTCGGACGCCGGCAGTTCGACGCTCACGTCCGTGTCCGACTCCGCCTCGAACCGGTCGAGCAGGTATTCGAGGGCGTCACGCGGCCTGACGTGGCCGTACGCGACGTCCTCGGCGAGATGCGCCCGGACGCGGTCGAGTCGCTCGCGCTGGTCGTCCGTGACCGAGATGTCTGGCATAGAGACACGTTCTCGTCGTCCGATATGAATCTCCCCCCGCCGTTCTCGGCGTTGATGCTGTGAGCCGTGACCGACACGCTAACGTGTGTACTGTCGCTACACCTACCCATGCGCGTCCGTGATTGGAAGGACATTCTCGCCGAGGTTTCGTCGGAGTCGACCGACCCGTCGGGCTGGCGTGCGGTCGCCGGCCAGCGGCGCGAGGGCGTGGGTGAGGACCTCTACTTCGGCCACCCGTCGAGAGGCGTCTACCACCTCAAGACGTACGCGAAGAACCCCTACGAACTGAAGGGCGTCGGCACGCAGGTCGCGCGGAAGGTCGACGGCGACATCGACCCGCTCTTGCCCTCGAACGAGGACCAGGGCCGGTTCGCCGTTCAGCAACCGCCGGACGACGAAGAGCACGCGAAGACGATGGGTACCCGGCTCCAGGAGACGCTCCGGGTCCACAGCGAGGCGCCGACGTCGCCCGAGGACTTCTTCGAGGACCTCATGGAGGCCATCGAGAGCCCGGCGTTCGGCCCGATGGAGTACGAGTTCACCGGTCGGCCCGACCGCCTCGACGACCTCTCGTCGACGTTCGAGGAGAGCGAGGAACTGCTCGAAGCCGAACTCGAAGACCTGATCGACGACGACGACATCGGACGCGGGTTCGCCTAGTTGCCCCCGTCCATCGGTTTCAAATCCCTCCGCTCCCTTCCGACGCGTATGAGCGCTCGGGAGACCGTCCTCGACTACTACGAGGCACTCCGTCGTGGGGAGCCGCTGGAGGCGTACTTCGCGGAGCGGCCGGACGTCGTCAAGGTGGGTGTGTTCTCACGAACCGTCGGGTTCGACGCGATTGCCGAAGCCCTCCGCGAACAGACCCGAACGACGGAGGCGTGGACCGTCGAGAGCCAGGACCTCCGCGTGGAAGAGCCCCAGGGAGACGAACCGGGATGGTTCACCGACCGGGTGGACCTCGCGTGGCGCGACACGGAGCGGGAGACGTCGTACGCGTTCGAGACGCGGTGGAGCGGCGTGCTCGAACCCCGCGGTGACGGTGACGCCCGCGAGTGGGTGTTCGCCACCATGCACGTCTCCGCACCCCACCAGCCCGCGACGGACGCCCGATAATGGTCGGTCCGAGCATCACCGACGACGAGCGACGGGTCGCGAACACCCGGCTCCAGGTCGGCTTCGTCGTCCTCGTCGGCATCTCGGCTGGGCTCGTCGCGATACAGGGCGGCGCCACGCCCCTTCAGATCGGTGCCGCGGTCGTCGCGGGGCTCGTCCTCGGCGGCGTTTTGCTCTACTGGCTCCGGCGCTGGTCGGCGCAGTTCCGCCGCGAGACCAACCGACGTCGACCGCGTCGCTGACAGGTTCGATTCACTATCGAGGGAAAGATGTCGGAAGGCTCGCCGTCACCTCGGCGAACCGTCCTGAAACCCCCCGTATCGATCTCGTGACGCTGCCGGGAGTCACAGCCCGAGGCGCTGGCGTACTCGGAGAGGGAACGAGCGACGAGTCCGTCCTCGATGTGGGTGATGAGTCTGAGGTCGACGACGAGTCGGAGGCGTTCTGCGAGGCGCTACGGGTCGACGCGGCGGAGCCACCGGGAGGGGTCGTCGAGTTCGGCGCTGGTCGGGAGGTTCTCGGGGCGGTCCCACACCCGGCTGGCGGCCCCGACGCCACGAGCATCGGCGACCACGCGGAAGAATCGGGCACCGCGCTCGTACTGTCGGCGCTTCAGACCGAGGCCGAGGAGCCGACGGACCAGTCGGGCGAGCGGGCCGCCGCCCTGTCTCCGGGCGTCGAGTTTGGCGCGAAGGTCCGCGTACTCGTCGTCGAACGCCCGGTCCATCAGGAGTTCGGCGTAGCCCTCCACGGCGGTCATCGCCACGTCGAGGTCCGAGAACGCCTCCCGGTCGAGATCGCCCGCGGCGAGGGCGTCGAGACCGCGTTCCATCCGGCTCTCGAGGTGCCCGGAGAGCCACGGCGCGGCGCCGAACTCGGCGGCGTGGGCCACCTCGTGGAACGCGATCCACCGGCGGAAGCGAGGGTAGTCGACGTCTAAGAGTTCCGAAACGCGGACGATGTTCGGGTGGACGAAATAGAGGCCGTGGTCCTCGTCGCCGTCGGCGAGGAGGAGCGGGTCGTACTGCCCGAGGACGTGCTTCGCGAGGAACGAGAGGACGAACGCCATCGTCCCGGTGTTGACGACGCGGGTCACCCCGGGCAGGACCGTCGTTCCGTGCTCCTCGATGGGGCGCATCACCCGCTCGAACGTCTCGATGTTGGCGTCGATCCAGTGGTGACGGTTCTGAATCTCGATGGTCGGGGGGACCTCGAACTCGACTTCGCCGACCGAGCGAAGTCGTCGTCGGGCGTCCCGCACGTCGGTGGCGTACCCCTCGCGCTCCGCCGGTGTCAGAGAGAGCGACCCCGGTTCGACGGAGGCCTGCGCCGCCTCGGCGACCGCGTCCCAATCGATCGCTCCGGAGCCGTCGCCGGTGGACTCGGCGACCGCCCGGACGCTCCGGTACAGGTTCATACCACACAGTGGGTGAGGTACCGACAAAACCCTTCGGACCGGCAAGCGCGGGGTCCGAAGGGACGTACTGCCCTGTTCTGCCGGCGACGGTCCCGAACGGAGACGCGTGGCTTTTGTCCGCCGGCGTCGACCCACCCGTATGCAACTCGACCACGTCGCCTTCGGGTGGGACGACCTCACGCCGGTCCGTGACGCGCTCGACCACGTCGGCCTCCCGTTCGACCACGGCGGGACGCACGCCGACGGGACGACACACATGGCGCTGACGGGGTTCGCGGACGGCTCGTACCTCGAATACATCGCCCCGACCGAGGGAACCGACCCCGTCGACGCGGGCTTTTGGCCCGAGGCGCTCGCCGCGAGGGCGGGACCGGCCGCGTGGTGTGTACGGGTGGAGGATATCGTCCGCGAGGCCAAGCGCGCCATCGACGCGGGATTCTGCATCGAAGGCCCCATCCACGGCAGCCGGGACCGCCCCGACGGCCGCCGCGTCGAGTGGGACCAGGTGTTCGAACGCGTCGATTCGCCGGACCGGTGGCTCCTGCCGTTTCCCATCGTCGACCGGACTCCCCGTCACTGGCGCGTCGCGGAAACAGCGGACGTGACCGCGCTCACCGGACTGGATACGGTCGTCCTCGGCGTCAGGAGCACCGACGACGCGGCGGCGCTGTTCGACCGCCGCTATCGGACGGCCGGGCCGACGCCCA
Proteins encoded:
- a CDS encoding VOC family protein yields the protein MQLDHVAFGWDDLTPVRDALDHVGLPFDHGGTHADGTTHMALTGFADGSYLEYIAPTEGTDPVDAGFWPEALAARAGPAAWCVRVEDIVREAKRAIDAGFCIEGPIHGSRDRPDGRRVEWDQVFERVDSPDRWLLPFPIVDRTPRHWRVAETADVTALTGLDTVVLGVRSTDDAAALFDRRYRTAGPTPIDTGAVDGDASVVPGAPVAFVPASESRLDGLGARPVAVLLGTDDLGAARTAYELTPTVEWGGRRLAWFDHDLLRGRVGIVE
- a CDS encoding zinc-dependent metalloprotease, which codes for MNLYRSVRAVAESTGDGSGAIDWDAVAEAAQASVEPGSLSLTPAEREGYATDVRDARRRLRSVGEVEFEVPPTIEIQNRHHWIDANIETFERVMRPIEEHGTTVLPGVTRVVNTGTMAFVLSFLAKHVLGQYDPLLLADGDEDHGLYFVHPNIVRVSELLDVDYPRFRRWIAFHEVAHAAEFGAAPWLSGHLESRMERGLDALAAGDLDREAFSDLDVAMTAVEGYAELLMDRAFDDEYADLRAKLDARRQGGGPLARLVRRLLGLGLKRRQYERGARFFRVVADARGVGAASRVWDRPENLPTSAELDDPSRWLRRVDP
- a CDS encoding nuclear transport factor 2 family protein, which gives rise to MSARETVLDYYEALRRGEPLEAYFAERPDVVKVGVFSRTVGFDAIAEALREQTRTTEAWTVESQDLRVEEPQGDEPGWFTDRVDLAWRDTERETSYAFETRWSGVLEPRGDGDAREWVFATMHVSAPHQPATDAR